From a single Streptomyces liliifuscus genomic region:
- a CDS encoding thiamine pyrophosphate-binding protein, with amino-acid sequence MGRHPAPALLDILRGEGVDRVFGNPGTTELPFLAALVDNEEAPEYVLGVHEGAVVSMADGYARATGRPAFVSLHIAAGLANGLIGLLNARRSRTPLVVMAGQQDRRHLQQDPMLSGDLVALAAPAVKATYDIQHARDLPLALRRAFALAVRPPAGPVFLSVPMDLLAEDTEVDVPARTPPLRPTPAGGLDRAAVLLGAAARPVIVAGDGVGREDAMAALVRTAETCGAPVHHQPMADHLDFPTTHPLYAGMLPPRHDAIRTALAPYDTVLIAGAHAFTPHHYSPGPALPPGITVVQLDSDPDEIGRNFPADHGVVGALRPSLDRLAELLRERVSERTAKIRVLRACDRHTVERERAEAAARAAYSPAPLAPWAAAHAVARGLPPGAAVVEEAITVGLLLRRLVHLDRPGSYTHTVGGGLGWGIGAAVGRALAEPGRPVVAVLGDGCALFGLQGLWSAARYAAPVLFVVMSNGAYRTLQNTYEAMGGNGPCPGTELGRLDFTQAARFFGIDAVRAESADHLRELVGRAGELAGPMLVDVPLR; translated from the coding sequence ATGGGCCGCCACCCCGCCCCCGCCCTCCTGGACATCCTGCGCGGCGAGGGCGTGGACCGCGTCTTCGGCAACCCCGGCACCACCGAACTGCCTTTCCTGGCAGCCCTGGTGGACAACGAAGAGGCACCCGAGTACGTCCTCGGCGTCCACGAGGGCGCGGTCGTCTCCATGGCAGACGGATACGCCCGAGCCACCGGCCGGCCCGCCTTCGTCAGCCTCCACATCGCCGCGGGCCTCGCCAACGGACTCATCGGCCTGCTCAACGCCCGCCGCTCGCGCACCCCACTGGTCGTCATGGCCGGCCAGCAGGACCGCCGCCACCTCCAACAGGACCCCATGCTCTCCGGGGACCTCGTCGCCCTCGCCGCGCCCGCCGTGAAGGCGACCTACGACATCCAGCACGCCCGCGACCTCCCGCTCGCCCTGCGCCGCGCCTTCGCACTCGCCGTACGGCCGCCCGCAGGACCCGTGTTTCTGTCCGTACCCATGGACCTGCTGGCCGAGGACACGGAGGTCGACGTCCCGGCCCGCACGCCGCCGCTCAGGCCCACCCCCGCCGGCGGCCTCGACCGGGCCGCCGTCCTGCTCGGCGCCGCCGCCCGGCCCGTGATCGTCGCCGGGGACGGGGTGGGCCGCGAGGACGCGATGGCCGCGCTCGTCAGGACCGCCGAGACATGCGGCGCACCCGTGCACCACCAACCCATGGCGGACCACCTCGACTTCCCGACCACCCACCCCCTGTACGCCGGGATGCTGCCACCACGCCACGACGCCATCCGCACCGCGCTCGCCCCGTACGACACCGTGCTGATCGCCGGAGCGCACGCGTTCACACCGCACCACTACAGCCCCGGCCCCGCCCTGCCGCCCGGCATCACCGTCGTACAGCTCGACTCCGACCCGGACGAGATCGGCCGCAACTTCCCGGCCGACCACGGGGTCGTGGGCGCACTCCGTCCCTCCCTGGACCGGCTCGCGGAGTTGCTGCGCGAGCGGGTTTCCGAGCGCACGGCGAAGATCCGGGTGCTGCGTGCCTGTGACCGGCACACGGTCGAACGGGAGCGCGCGGAAGCCGCCGCGCGGGCCGCGTACTCACCCGCGCCCCTCGCCCCCTGGGCCGCCGCCCACGCCGTCGCCCGCGGGCTGCCGCCGGGTGCCGCGGTCGTCGAAGAGGCCATCACCGTGGGCCTGTTGCTGCGCCGGCTCGTACACCTCGACCGGCCCGGCAGCTACACGCACACCGTCGGCGGCGGGCTCGGTTGGGGCATCGGCGCCGCGGTCGGCCGTGCCCTCGCCGAGCCGGGGCGGCCCGTCGTCGCGGTGCTCGGCGACGGCTGCGCGCTCTTCGGGCTCCAGGGCCTGTGGAGCGCGGCCCGGTACGCGGCTCCGGTGCTGTTCGTGGTGATGAGCAACGGCGCGTACCGCACGCTCCAGAACACCTACGAGGCGATGGGCGGCAACGGCCCCTGCCCCGGCACCGAGTTGGGGCGACTCGACTTCACACAGGCGGCCCGGTTCTTCGGGATCGACGCCGTGCGCGCGGAGAGTGCGGATCACTTGCGTGAACTGGTGGGCAGAGCTGGGGAGTTGGCGGGTCCGATGCTGGTCGACGTGCCGCTTCGGTAG